One region of Acropora muricata isolate sample 2 chromosome 13, ASM3666990v1, whole genome shotgun sequence genomic DNA includes:
- the LOC136896260 gene encoding melatonin receptor type 1A-like isoform X1, with the protein MNCFLIFEIYIQVQKFTGTFSPENDVFPFLIRLTFHEKAFCYRRFYSTQICECVGTKTEPSHCHLQSSYRLGLAQGNSERKMAFEKPSRGMQVVQIIIACVAFLGNLLVCLLFLKHKVLLKKSYNVFLLLLAITDLLAVAVLVVSSTLVFSDLLPPPGHSLPNSVLCHGVWPDWVLFALSDASVYICLVLTFKRWRAVVKPYSFTTSLNKKHFLCVSLVIYLVALFSALPRLFEGEYDVSRADIYSCSWRAISRPQRYSMAFVHLCLNIIFPSGVMIGIYCDIVFKTRKQRHRVLPNDQVLRMHQGRTRMVRIALLVMLSCWMPYQFVYLLSLFGVTQASSVTYHWSVVLALFPSCVNPFIYGVTNHTCQRGYFEIALGCCPVKVHGFLSRHLPMSRHPHAAILVSSIHGRLRPLSAPQTSRRTIKLQSFVLGKIDQP; encoded by the exons atGAATTGTTTTTTAATCTTTGAAATTTATATCCAGGTGCAGAAATTTACAGGCACGTTTTCACCGGAAAATGACGTATTTCCGTTTTTGATAAGGCTGACTTTCCATGAAAAGGCGTTCTGTTATCGCAG GTTTTATAGTACTCAAATATGTGAATGCGTAGGTACGAAAACAGAACCTTCTCACTGCCACCTTCAATCATCTTACAGACTGGGACTTGCGCAGGGAAActcggagagaaaaatggcttTTGAGAAACCGTCGCGCGGAATGCAGGTCGTCCAAATTATAATTGCGTGTGTAGCTTTTTTGGGGAATTTACTGGTGTGCCTTCTTTTCTTGAAGCACAAAGTTCTTTTGAAGAAATCGTACAACGTGTTTCTTCTCTTGTTAGCCATAACCGACTTGCTTGCTGTTGCAGTTCTCGTCGTTTCGTCTACCTTAGTTTTTAGCGATTTACTTCCTCCACCAGGCCACTCATTGCCAAACAGTGTTTTATGCCACGGTGTATGGCCTGACTGGGTTTTATTTGCGCTGAGTGACGCCTCGGTTTATATCTGTCTTGTTCTTACTTTCAAGCGCTGGCGAGCTGTCGTTAAACCTTACTCGTTTACCACGAGCCTTAACAAAAAGCACttcctttgtgtttctttgGTCATTTACTTGGTGGCCCTGTTTTCAGCATTGCCCAGGCTCTTTGAAGGTGAATATGACGTAAGCCGTGCCGATATTTATAGCTGTTCGTGGAGAGCTATTTCCAGACCCCAGAGGTATAGCATGGCCTTTGTACACCTATGTTTGAACATTATCTTCCCCTCGGGGGTGATGATAGGAATCTATTGTGACATTGTTTTCAAAACACGCAAGCAGAGACACCGTGTGCTTCCAAACGACCAAGTCTTGCGCATGCACCAGGGTAGAACGAGAATGGTGAGGATTGCGTTACTTGTAATGCTGTCATGTTGGATGCCATATCAGTTTGTATACCTCCTCTCTTTGTTTGGTGTCACGCAAGCAAGCTCCGTCACATATCACTGGAGCGTTGTTTTGGCGCTTTTCCCGTCGTGTGTTAACCCTTTCATTTATGGAGTCACCAATCATACTTGCCAACGAGGTTACTTCGAGATTGCATTAGGTTGCTGCCCTGTCAAAGTGCATGGATTCTTGTCACGCCATTTGCCCATGTCGCGACACCCTCACGCAGCAATTTTGGTCAGCTCAATACATGGCAGATTGAGACCATTGTCAGCCCCTCAGACGTCCAGACGAACGATCAAACTGCAAAGTTTTGTATTGGGAAAAATCGACCAACCGTAG
- the LOC136896260 gene encoding somatostatin receptor type 4-like isoform X2, producing MAFEKPSRGMQVVQIIIACVAFLGNLLVCLLFLKHKVLLKKSYNVFLLLLAITDLLAVAVLVVSSTLVFSDLLPPPGHSLPNSVLCHGVWPDWVLFALSDASVYICLVLTFKRWRAVVKPYSFTTSLNKKHFLCVSLVIYLVALFSALPRLFEGEYDVSRADIYSCSWRAISRPQRYSMAFVHLCLNIIFPSGVMIGIYCDIVFKTRKQRHRVLPNDQVLRMHQGRTRMVRIALLVMLSCWMPYQFVYLLSLFGVTQASSVTYHWSVVLALFPSCVNPFIYGVTNHTCQRGYFEIALGCCPVKVHGFLSRHLPMSRHPHAAILVSSIHGRLRPLSAPQTSRRTIKLQSFVLGKIDQP from the coding sequence atggcttTTGAGAAACCGTCGCGCGGAATGCAGGTCGTCCAAATTATAATTGCGTGTGTAGCTTTTTTGGGGAATTTACTGGTGTGCCTTCTTTTCTTGAAGCACAAAGTTCTTTTGAAGAAATCGTACAACGTGTTTCTTCTCTTGTTAGCCATAACCGACTTGCTTGCTGTTGCAGTTCTCGTCGTTTCGTCTACCTTAGTTTTTAGCGATTTACTTCCTCCACCAGGCCACTCATTGCCAAACAGTGTTTTATGCCACGGTGTATGGCCTGACTGGGTTTTATTTGCGCTGAGTGACGCCTCGGTTTATATCTGTCTTGTTCTTACTTTCAAGCGCTGGCGAGCTGTCGTTAAACCTTACTCGTTTACCACGAGCCTTAACAAAAAGCACttcctttgtgtttctttgGTCATTTACTTGGTGGCCCTGTTTTCAGCATTGCCCAGGCTCTTTGAAGGTGAATATGACGTAAGCCGTGCCGATATTTATAGCTGTTCGTGGAGAGCTATTTCCAGACCCCAGAGGTATAGCATGGCCTTTGTACACCTATGTTTGAACATTATCTTCCCCTCGGGGGTGATGATAGGAATCTATTGTGACATTGTTTTCAAAACACGCAAGCAGAGACACCGTGTGCTTCCAAACGACCAAGTCTTGCGCATGCACCAGGGTAGAACGAGAATGGTGAGGATTGCGTTACTTGTAATGCTGTCATGTTGGATGCCATATCAGTTTGTATACCTCCTCTCTTTGTTTGGTGTCACGCAAGCAAGCTCCGTCACATATCACTGGAGCGTTGTTTTGGCGCTTTTCCCGTCGTGTGTTAACCCTTTCATTTATGGAGTCACCAATCATACTTGCCAACGAGGTTACTTCGAGATTGCATTAGGTTGCTGCCCTGTCAAAGTGCATGGATTCTTGTCACGCCATTTGCCCATGTCGCGACACCCTCACGCAGCAATTTTGGTCAGCTCAATACATGGCAGATTGAGACCATTGTCAGCCCCTCAGACGTCCAGACGAACGATCAAACTGCAAAGTTTTGTATTGGGAAAAATCGACCAACCGTAG
- the LOC136896182 gene encoding carboxypeptidase B-like yields MRGGLLFTLVVLFRHCFSEEASSFRGSRVIRATPANSAQLTFSENLKENNALDLDFWTHPSHVGASVDIRVCQEAYPDLAKLLKENGIEFTILIPDVQTLIDNENPPLARSERAGFSYNRYNRLQPIEEEMKRLVKQYSNITSLVEEFGTSYEGRKIYAVKISSSPNTGRKMFFINCGIHAREWITPATCMNMIKEILTKYKTDSSVKAMVDKMDWVIMPVFNVDGYEYTFNRNRMWRKTRSPNRGSLCMGTDPNRNWNFKWAGAGTSSSPCSETYHGSRPFSEVEVRNVASYLYRNRRNLIGYMDIHAYSQLWMTPWGYKRAYPKDYAELKRTSDAAVTALSRLYGTSYDVGPTSIIIYENSGSTIDWAYGVLGVRYAFALELRDKGRYGFMLPAYQIAPTGKETFAAIKAMAKELKLN; encoded by the exons ATGCGTGGTGGACTTCTTTTCACACTAGTGGTCCTTTTCAGACATTGTTTTTCCGAAGAAGCTAGCAGCTTTAGAGG gaGTCGAGTGATTCGAGCGACCCCCGCAAACTCAGCTCAACTAACGTTTTCGGAAAACCTCAAGGAGAACAATGCT CTGGACTTGGACTTTTGGACTCACCCCTCCCATGTCGGAGCCTCTGTTGATATCCGTGTCTGTCAAGAAGCGTATCCCGACCTCGCTAAACTCCTCAAGGAAAATGGCATCGAGTTCACGATCCTGATCCCAGATGTTCAGACTTTGATCGACAACGAGAATCCCCCTTTAGCAAGATCAGAAAGGGCTGGTTTCAGTTACAATCGTTACAATAGATTACAACCG ATTGAAGAGGAAATGAAGAGATTGGTGAAACAGTACAGCAACATCACGAGCCTGGTGGAGGAGTTTGGAACATCGTACGAAGGAAGAAAGATTTATGCAGTCAAG ATTTCCTCCAGTCCTAATACAGGAAGGAAGATGTTTTTCATCAACTGTGGTATTCATGCCAGAGAGTGGATCACCCCTGCTACGTGCATGAACATGATAAAAGAG ATTTTGACAAAGTATAAGACGGATTCCTCAGTGAAAGCGATGGTTGACAAAATGGACTGGGTGATAATGCCAGTGTTTAATGTTGACGGATATGAATACACCTTCAACAGG AATCGAATGTGGCGGAAAACAAGATCTCCGAACAGAGGCTCTCTGTGCATGGGAACAGATCCCAATCGTAATTGGAACTTTAAGTGGGCAG GTGCCGGAACCAGCTCGAGTCCATGCTCCGAGACATATCATGGGTCCCGGCCGTTTTCTGAAGTCGAGGTCAGAAACGTAGCGTCTTATTTGTACAGAAATCGAAGAAATCTTATAGGCTACATGGATATTCATGCTTACAGCCAACTATGGATGACACCCTGGGGTTATAAGAGAGCTTATCCTAAGGATTATGCAGAGCTG AAAAGAACATCCGATGCCGCGGTGACAGCGCTTTCGAGACTGTACGGAACAAGCTACGACGTTGGACCCACATCGATCATCATCT ACGAAAATTCAGGATCTACGATAGACTGGGCTTACGGTGTCCTCGGAGTGCGGTATGCATTTGCCTTGGAACTCAGAGATAAAGGCCGATACGGTTTCATGCTTCCAGCCTATCAGATCGCACCTACTGGAAAGGAAACATTTGCTGCAATCAAAGCGATGGCTAAGGAATTGAAACTAAACTAG